The genomic interval CCTCCAGTTCCCTCCAAAACCCCTATTGGTTTTTGGTCTTCAAAAGCTATTGTGAATTCATTAAGCGTGCCCATTCTGCCGCATATTATAATTACAGCGTCTGCTGCTCTAGTCATTAAAAGATTCCTGCCAGCATAGCCAAAACCAGTGTGGACTATAATGTCAGAAACCCTTGGAAGACAATACTTCTTTCTATGCGCTATTTCAGAAGCAGCTGGCGAAAAACCAATACTGATCCCGCCTGCTTCTTCTAATCCTTGTACAGAAAAATAAGGTATACCGGTAGTAGCTCCGGTTACTAAAATACAGTCTTGTTTGGCAATTTCTTGTCCTACTTCTTTTGCTAATCTCTTGGCGTTTTTTGAGCAAACACCTATTTGAGCCGCGCCTGATACTGCTATTTTATATTTCATATATTTTTATTTTAACAAATTTTTTCTTTTATATCTACTACTATTGATTGAGTATGGTCTTGAGGAAAAATTTCTTTGATTTTTTCAGCACCATATTTTCTTTTAATGTATTCTCTTAATTCAAACTCGTATTCTGCTCCTATAAAATCAGTGCTTTTGTATTCTTTAACTTCGAAAAATTTATCTACTAAAATATTAATCGTCTTTCGGCTATAACCCATTAATGGCTGGATATAATGAATATTAAACTTATCTTCTAAACGCCTGATTTCTGATAAAGAAAGAACAGGCACCCTATCATCTCTTCTAACACCGTCGGCAATAAGCTCTGCCTGTCCAGCCAATATTTCTAAGGCATGTTGATGAATATGCTTTATGCCATTAGCTGGGAAACCGTCTTTTACTATTTGTTCTGCGACTTCCTCTAAAATTTTTCTATCTAATTTTAGAACCCGAAAAGGAAATTCTAATTTCTTGGCAACTTCTTCTGCTTTTTTCCAGTTTGAAAGAGTTTCAAAAGTACAGATTATAAGTTCTACTTCAAAAAACTTTGACAACATAATCGCAGCTAAACAACAATCCTTTCCACCACTAAACAAAATAGATGCTTTCATTTTTTTAATCTTACCATAAAATCTATTTTTTTCAAGCATAAAAAAGTGTCCCCAAGAAGACTCGAACTTCTATCTTGAGTTCCGGAAACTCATGTGGCACCTGCCCCGCACTAAATTTGATGTATCCCCAGTGCGGCTCGAACGCACAACCTTCAGCTCCGGAGGCTAACGCTCTGTCCAATTGAGCTACGAGGACAAATTTTAGTGCGGGGTCCATTGAACTACAGGGACAACAGGGTTATGATTATGATATGAATATCAATGAACTAATAATTAAAGAATTATTGAAAAACAAATCTGAAACTTTGGAAGATTTGGCAATAATAAAAAGAAAAATCGCAAAAAAATATAAAGTTTCCTTCCCTTCTAATATTGAGCTATTAAAAGCATATCACGATTTATTAAAGGGAAAAACCTGTTCGGCAGGCTCAGGGCAAGGCATAAAAAGGTCTGAAATTTTGGAAAATATTTTAAGAAAAAGAAAAGTGAGAAGCCTATCTGGCGTAGTAGTTGTCTCTGTTTTAACTAAGCCATATCCCTGTCCAGGAAAATGTATTTACTGTCCAACTGAAAAGGGACTGCCTAAAAGCTATCTTTCTGGAGAACCAGCAGTGGAAAGAGCAAAAAGAAATAAATTCAATCCTTATCTTCAAGTCGCAGATAGACTAAAAAGCTTAAAAATTCAAGGTCATCCAATAGACAAAATTGAATTAAGAATAATTGGAGCAAGTTTTACTGCTTATACAAAAAAATATCAATCTTGGTTTATCACACGCTGCTTTGCAGCATGCAACGCAGAACAACGCGAAAATGAACACGAAACAACGCGAAAAATTAAATCTTTAGAAAAAGAGCAAAAAAAGAATGAAAAAGCCAAACATAGAATTGTTGGAATTTCAATTGAAACAAGGCCTGATTTAATTGATAAAAATGAAATTCTTAATTTAAGAAAGTTAGGAATAACAATGGTAGAATTAGGAGTCCAAACCATATATGATGACATTTTAAAAAAATGCCAAAGAGGCCATTTAGTAAAAGAAACAATCAAGGCAACGAAACTCTTAAAAAACGCTGGCTTTAAAATAATGTATCAAGTAATGCCTAATCTACCTGGTTCTAATTCAAATAAGGACTTTCAATGCCTTAAAGAAATTTTTCAGAATCCAGATTTCAGGCCGGACTGGTTAAAAATTTATCCTTGTGTTGTTTGTAAAAATACAAAACTTTACCAACTTTGGAAGCAAGGCAAGTATAAGCCATATTCTGATAAACAGTTAATCAATCTTTTAATTCAAATAAAAGAAATCTTGCCATATTGGGTTAGGGTGGCTCGATTATTCAGGGACATACCAGCTTATCACATCAAAGCTGGCAGTAAAATTTCTAATATAAGACAGGTGGTTAAAAAAGAATTGAAGAAAAGAAACAAATTCTGCCGCTGTATCAGGTGCAGGGAAGTAAAAGAAAAATATGATCCTAAAGAAAAAATTCATTTATTCCGTGAAAATTATAATGCTTCTGATGCTAATGAAATATTTTTAAGTTTTGAAAATAAAAAAAGAACAAAACTATACAGCTTGCTCCGTTTACGAGTTTTAAAAAATACAACTATAGTCAGAGAACTTCATACTTTTGGCCAAATGATACCAATTTCTGAAAAAGCTTTAGGCGCCCAGCATAAAGGACTTGGTAAAAAATTAATCAAAGAAGCTGAAAAAATAACAAAACAAGAATTTAATTTAAAAAAAATAGCCGTGATTTCCGGCATAGGCGTCCGCAACTACTATCGCAAACTCGGCTACCGACTAAAAGATACTTATATGGTTAAATTTCTTTAATAAGTATGTCTTTTATTGCTTTGTCAATTTCTATAACTAATTTATCAAAGCCCGCTTCTTCTTCACCGAATTCACCGGGAGAATAGACAACTTTATTGCAAAATTCAAACATAGCATTCCAATGTAAATCTTCTTCTATAGTTCTAATATCAGTTCTCCAGCCAACAACTGGTTTGTTTATCCCAATTCTAATTCCAACTTCTACTGCTGTGCCACTATCTTGATCAGGACCATCTAAATTAGCCAATAAAATATCACATTTTATTATTTCTTTTTTAGCTCTTTCAGAAATAGCTTTACAATCTATTTTTCCGTCTTTATCAAAAATAATACCTAAATCCTGAGGTAAAATTACTTCATATCCTTTCTTTTCTAAATTTTGTTTTAAGGATTTATTAAATAACCTCTCTTGAATACTAAAAAGAGATCCGCCAAAAAATATTCTAATTTTTTTATTTTCTTGTTCCATTATTCAATCTTGCCAATTTTTTTCTAACTTTTCTTTTATTTCTGGAATTTCTTTCCACCAACCATTTGGGTCAGAATTTTCAATTACATTAAGAAGTTTCTTGCTTGATTCGGTTTTGAGCGAAGAACGAACTTTATCAATCCAAATTTTAGCATCTTTTTCTCCTCTTTCAAGATAATGCTTTGCTTGAATTGCCAACTCTAATTTATCAGCGTCTCTAGCTACTATTGCCTCTAGAGTTTTTTTATCTTCAAATTCTTGATATATTCCTTTAATTTCTTGCCCGCCTGGTAGATTTTCAATTTGATCTGAAAGAGCTTTGCTTTCCTGGACACCTTTGTCTGTTAAGTAAATACTTTGCAATAAATTTATATCAAAAACCCTAGCTTCGCCATTATCATGGAAAAGACACATTAAAGCAGCTTTTTCAGCATTTGCTTCTTCCATTTTTCCAAGAACATAAGCAATTTGAGCAGCGACAAAAACATGTTCAGCCACTGAATCAATATCTTTAATTCCAATTGTTGTTAAACCGCTTCTAGGCACTCTTTTTAAATGAAGCAGCTCAAAAAAGAAATTAACTATTTTTTTAATTTTTTCTTTTTCTTCCATACTTTTATCCTTTTTCTAAAATAACACATTAAAAGTAATATTTCAATCTTTTTATTACAAAAAAATACCTGCTAAAAGCAGGCTAATTATTTTATATATTTAGAAATATCATCTGGATAAATTGTTTTCCCGCAATATTCGCAGCGAAATCTTAGCAATTCACCTTCTATTGTTTCTCTATTGAAAATCGAAGATATTGGTTCCTTTTTATCATTAGAAATACAACTATCATTTGGGCAGGAAATAATCCCATCAATTGTTTCCGGAAGTTCTACTTTCCATTTTTTTATTACTTCTTTCTCTCGAATAATATTTATTGTAGCTTTCGGCGCAATAACCGCAATCTTGTCAACTTCTTCTGGTTTTAGCTCTCTGTTTTCTATTTTTATGAAATCTTTTCTTTTAAATCTTTTACTTTTTACGTTCATTGAAGTAGTCACTAGCAAATCATTTCTGTATTTTTTCTCTTCGTTGATTCCTAAAATTCTTAAAACTGTTAACGCTGTCCAAGGAGGAAGATGATCTATCACTGTCCCATCTTCTATTGGCGGTACTTTCAACACCTTCATTTTTTTATTCACCTCCTAATTAAGAACTGCTTTAAGATTAGCAGAAAATATCAAATCAGTCAATAGTAAATTCAACTATTGAATTTTTTTGTAGAGTTCTTTTATTTGTTTTCCCTGGTCTTTAAAATCTAAAACTTCCCGGCGGATCCTGGCTTTTTCTTTACGAATATGTTTTTTAATTGATTTCGACATTTCTTTCTTTTTCATTCTCCCTTGATAACAGCTAATGGCACTAGTTTAGCAACTTTCTTTGATAAACCAGCTCTATGAACCACATCAACAACTTCATGAATATCCTTGTAAGCAAGAGGCGCTTCTTCAGCAATTCCTCTTTTTGACCAACATTTAACAATAATACCTTTTGATTTTAGCTCATTTATAACTTCTTGTCCAGAAATTGTCCTTATCGCCTGATGCCGAGACATTGTTCTGCCAGCTCCATGACTAGTGGAATAAAATGCTTGTTCTCCTGTTTTTTGGCCAACTAATATATAAGAAGCTGTTCCCATTGAACCAGGAATTAAAACCGGCTGGCCAACTTCTCTATATTTTTCAGGTATTTCAGGATGTTCTGGCGGAAAAGCCCGCGTAGCACCCTTGCGATGAACAGCAAGCTCTATTTCCACGCCATCTATCTTATATTTTTCTTTTTTAATAATGTTGTGAGCAACATCATATAATAATTCTAATTTTTCTTTTTCACCCAAAATTTTTCTCCATGTAAGACGGACATAATAAGCAATCATCTGCCTGTTTGCCCAGGCATAATTTGCCGCGCTTGCCATTGCTTTAAAATAATTTTGGCCTTCTGACGAGTTAAAAGGCACACAGACAAATTCTTTATCTGGAACTTTAATATTATATCTTTCCATAGCTGGAATCATTGTTTTTAAGTAATCAGTGCAAACTTGATGGCCAAGCCCCCGGCTTCCTGTATGAATCATTACTAAAATTTGATTTTCAAACAAGCCGAATTTTTCTGCTGCATCCTTATCAAAAATTTCATCCACTTTCTGAATTTCCAAAAAATGATTTCCAGAACCAAGCGTTCCTACTTGATCCCTTCCTCTCTCTTTAGCATGATTAGAAACTATTGAAGCATCTGCCCAATCTAATCTTCCGTTAGATTCACAATAAAAAGCATCTTCTCTTTCTCCGTATCCCTTTTCTACTAGTCCCGGCGCTCCTTTTTCTAAAATCTTATCAATTTCTTGAATAGAAAGTTTAATTTTCCTTCCCCTTCCCAAACCAGAAGGAACTTGTTTTTGAATTTCTTCTGCTAATTTTTCTAAATGCGGCTTGATTTCGTTTTCTGTGTGTTCTGATTTTAGCACCCTCATTCCACAGTTAATGTCAAAACCACAAGCGCCTGGCGAAATAACACCGTTTGAAGTTCTAATTGCGCCTACAAATCCTATTGGAACACTATATCCTTCATGGCAATCCGGCATAGCAATTCCATATTTTACAATCCCTGGCAAAGTCGCTCCATTGATAAGCTGATTAATTGATTCATCTCTAAATATATCTTCCAGCATCTTTTCTGAAGAATAAATTCTAGCCGGCACTCGCATATCTTTGCGAAAAGATTTTGGAATCTCCCATAAGTAGTTGTTTACCCTGTTAAATAAAATCTTTGATTTTCTTTTGCCAAAGGCAAAAGATTTAACAGGGTGAATTTTTATAAAATCTTTTTTTGAAATCATAATTTAATTTTTTAAATCAGAGCACATAAATTTTTATTTATGTGCTTTAGCTCTTCTCTAACAACTTCGCGATCATCCCAAGGGATTTTTTTGCCTTTAGAGATACACATCCATGGCTCGCAACCCTTGCCAGTGATAATTACTATATCATCGGACTTCGCCAAGGTCATGGCTTTTTTGATTGCTTCTCTTCTGTCTAATATTATTCTTACAACTTGTAATTTGTAGCTTGTAACACCAGATTTTATCTCCGATAAAATCTGATTTGGATTTTCATCATAAGGGTCTTCGTTGGTTAAAATAATTTCATCGCAATACTTGCCAGCAATTTTCCCCATTTCTAGTCTTTTCCATTTATCTCTGCCACCACCAGCAGAACCGAGAACACATATAACTTTTGACTGTTGACTATTTACCATTGATTCTTGAATAGTTTTATAAACATTTTTTAAAGCGTCCGGCGTATGGGCATAATCCACTATAACTATAAATGTTTTATCAACTATTTTTTCCATTCTGCCAGGAATTCCTTTAATTTCTTCTACGGCTTTTTGGCAAACTTCCAAATCAATCCCCTGGCTTAATCCTACAGAAATTGCTGCCAAAGCATTGTATTTATTAAACTCTCCTGTTAAACCGAGTTTGATAGAAGTATTATTAAGATTGATGTCTCCTTTATCAAATCCAAAAGTATATTTTTTGTTAGCCGGAAACTTTAAAAAGTATTCAGCATTCTCATCATCTAAATTAATAATATGTATTCCTTTGGTTGCCTGAAAAAGCTTTCCTTTTGCCTCTTTGTATTTTTCAAAGGACCCATGACTTTCTATATGCTCTGGCGTTAAATTAGTAAAAACGGCCGTATCAAAATCGATAAAGCGATGGCGATACTGCTTTATACCTTCAGAAGTTACCTCTAAAACAACATACTGGCATCCAGTATTTACAGCCCGCCTCAAAAACTTTTGTAATTTCAAACGGCCAGGCATTGTCATTTTTAAGGTGTTTTTCCATTCTTTATCGCCAAGCTTGAATTTTATTGAAGAAATTGAGGCAACTTTAAATCCAGTTCGTTCTAAGATATTGGAAGCAAAATGAACCACTGTTGTTTTTCCATTAGTGCCTGTAACACCAATAACTTTAATTTTTTTAGATGGAAAACCATATAAAAAAGCGCCTAAACCAGCCAAAGAAAGATGATAAAAATCAAGTAAAAATGATGGAATAAATTTTTTAATAAATTCCTTGGTCATATTTTTATACTACCTTAAAATTTAAATTAAAAAAAGGCAAAATCTTGTTTGCCGCTTAATAGATAAATCTAATTGGGTTCACCCTGTTAAATAATTTCGCCTTTGGCGAAATTCCCCGATAAATCGGGGATTTAACAGGGTAAATATTCTTTTATTTTCTTTGTTAAGCTAGTAGGTGTAAAATCAGTTTTTATTAAATAATCAATTGCTCCTAATTTTCTTGCTTCTTTTCTTGTTTTAGGATTGTCGTAATTAGACAATACAACAACTGTAATTGAAGAGATGTCTTCGTCCTTTTCCATTTCTTTCAAAAAAGAAATACCATCGCCCCTTGGCAAAATGATATCTAGAATAATTAAATCCGGTTTTTCTTTGTGAGCCAATCTTAAACCGTCTTCCGCGTTAAAAGCTGAAATTACTTTAAATTTTGCTTCAGAAAATTTATCTTTATACATCTCTGACAAAATTTCTTCATCTTCAATAAGAAGTATCTTAGCCATAAGCTTATTGTTTTAAAATAACATTATCCCGGCCATTTTTCAATAATCAAGGCCTTTTTCTCTTTTAAAGGAAGAGTTTGATAAATTTCTTCAGTGATAAAAGGCATAAATGGATGAAGCAACTTAAGAGAACTAACTAAAACATAAACTAAAACTTGCTGAGTTTCAGAAGTGGTTTGTTTCTTTGATGTCTCAATATATTTATCGCAGAAATCGTGCCAGAAAAAATCATAAAATTTATGAGCGGCCTGACCGAACTGAAAATTGTCCAAATCCTTATTTACTGATTTTATTGTTCTGTTTAGCTGTTTTAATATTTTTTTATCTGCCTCGGTTAAGTTTTGAGTTCTAAATCGCCCAAGCTTAGCAAGATGCCAATAGGATTGAACCTTGTCTTTTGGTTTTGAGATTTGCTGCAAAACAAACCTGCTGGCGTTCCAGAGCTTGTTGCAAAACTTCCTCCCCATTATTATATTTTCCTCTCCAAATCGTATGTCCTGCAGGTCTGTAATTTGCCAGGCAATTCCAAATCGGGTAGCATCAGCTCCATATTTTTCAATAAGATTGATAGGATCTATTCCGGTGCCTAATGATTTTGACATCCTTTCTCCTGCTTTGGTAAGTACTGTAGCGTGAATATAAACTTTTCTAAAAGGCGGTTTTTTCATAAATTCCATTCCTGAAAAAATCATTCTAGTCACCCACAAATTTATAATTCCCCTGTCTGTAATTAAAACATCAGTTGGATAAAATTTTTTAAGGTCTTTTGTTTTTTTAGGCCATCCCAAAGCAGCAAACGGCCAAAGAGCAGAAGAAAACCAAGTGTCTAAAACATCTGTTTCCCCTTTCAAAGGAATCTTGTGCCCCCACCAAATCTGCCTTGATATGCACCAATCCTTAATGTTTTTTAGCCATTCAAGATAGGGTTTTTCCCATCTTTTTGATTGAAATTTTACCTTACCGGTTTTAACCGCCTGAATTGACAATTTCGCCAAGTCGTCCATTTTTAGAAACCATTGCCAAGAAGGAATCAGTTCTATTGTAGCACCGCACCTGTAGCACTTTGGGATTTGATGAGTATAATCTTCAACTTTCTTCAAGAGACCAAGTTTTTCTAACTCTGTGAGTATTTTCTCACGAGCTTCCAAAACCGTTAAGCCCTGATATAAACGAGGGGCATTTTCAGTAATTTTTCCATTCTCATCAATGACCTGAATGCTTTCTAGATTATGCCTAAGACCAATCTCATAATCGGTTAAATCGTGAGCAGGAGTAACTTTTACAGCACCGGTTCCAAATTTTGTATCAATAATTCTATCGGCAATAATTGGAATTTCTCTATCAACTATTGGTAAAATAACTTTTTTACCAATTAAATTTTTATATCTCTTATCTTTTGGGTTAACAGACACTGCTGTATCTCCAAGCATTGTTTCCGGACGAGTAGTCGCTACAATAACATATTTATTCTTTTTTTCAGACAATCTGTATTTTATAAACCATAAATTTCCTTTTTTTTCTTTATACTCAAGCTCTAAATCAGATAAACTTGTCTGGCATCTTGGGCACCAGTTAATTACCCTTTTACCTCGGTAAATCCAACCTTTTTTATAATAATACAGGAATGCTTTTTCTACTGCCCGAACATAATCTTTATCCATAGTGAATCTATTCCTTGACCAATCGCAAGAACAACCCAATTTTTTTAGCTGATCTAAAATAATATTTCCGTATTCTTCTTTCCACTGCCAAACTCGCTTTATAAATTTTTCTCTGCCCAAGTCAAATCTTGTTTTACCTTTTTTCTTCAGCTCTTTCTCTACTCTATTTTGAGTAGCTATACCACCATGGTCAGTACCCGGAAGCCAAAGAGCTCGATAACCCTGCATTCTCTTCTGCCGCACTAAAATATCATGCACAACATCTTGAAGCGCATGACCCATATGAAGCTCGCCCGTAACATTTGGCGGTGGAATAACAATAGTATAAGTTTTTTTTCTTTTGCCGGGTAATTTATCCGGATTAAAAAAACCGCCTTTTTCCCAAAGCTTATAAATCTTTTCTTCAATTTTCTCTGCCTTATATTGCTTTTCCATAAAATTTACAGAATAGATTTATCATAAATCTGGCTTGCCCAGAATATCTTTTTGTCATCTAACCATTTTAAAACAGCTTTCTTTAAAACAACAGGAAGAATATTCTCTTTAATAAACCTATCTTTATCTATTAAAACAAAATCTATATGATCCTCCTGACTTTTAGTAATTATCTTATTAACATCTACATCAAAAATTAAATTAATTTCATGATGTTCTTCGCCATCTTCAATAAAAATATTTTCTACTGTACCAATAAATCTACAATTTTTAATTGATAAATCCAACTCTTCTTTTAATTCTCGAAAAAGTGCGTCTTTCACGCTTTCGCCAAAATCAACATGGCCGCCAAGAAAAAAATAATAATTTCTTTTTTTATGTTTGCAAACTAAAATTTTCCCCTGATGTTGAATCACAACCCTGACACAAATTTCAAATTCTTTATTTTTCATGATTCACTAATTTTAAATTATCATTTTTTTGCCTGAAAAACAAGTTAAAAAAATAAAAACTGCTGTTCAACAGTATAATCACATATCTTTAATTGTCCTTAATTTTGAATTACTCTATATCTATTGTTACATATCTTGAAAATCGGGTTTCCCCTCAATAAACTCACAAGCAAGTCCAAGGTTTCTAAAATAATTAGTCATAGCAATGCAGGCAAATTTTTCTGTTGAATAATGAGTTGCGCCAATAAGATTTATTTTAAATCTTTTCAATAAAGCGTGCGCTTTCATTGAAGGTGGATAATTTCTGCTTAGCTTAGTTATTCCTGTCACAAAAACATTGATTCCAAATTTTGCAATTTGAGGTATTGTTTCTGGATCATTCCCACCTCCTGCAATCAAAGCCACTTTTCCATTTCTAATTTTTTTTGCTCCATATTTATATAATTTTACTTTATGCCCTACTGCCTGTTTTACTTTGTTAGCTAATTCCTCTACGGTCTGAAAATTAGTTTTTCCAATAATTCCGACATTAACTCCAAAATATTCACAAAATTCGCTTTTCAAAATAATACCTAACGCTCTCGCTAAATTTGTTGTAGTTGAATATTCTCCGTTCTTATCTAATGGAACATGTAGAGTATAAAGAGATATTCTTTTTTCTTTAAGTTTTGGAAGTAAATCTGGATTAATATTTATAAATGAAGGAATTTTAGTAATATCCCAAATCATCGGATGATGAGTAAATAATAAAATATTCGTTTCTCCTGAATTTAAAATTTTATTCAAGACATCGTCTGTCGGAAAAACAGCAGTATAAACTTTCTTTACATCTTGAGTATTATTCAACACCAATCCCATAAATCTTTTTCTAAAATTATCACTATAAAATCATTAAAGTCTATTTCGCTCCAATCATCTTTACAATGTGTTAAATCAAATTCCTTATCTAAAATTTGATATAATTTTTTTGCTTCCATAATTCACTAATTTAGAAATATCATCTTTTTACTCAAAAAACAAGTAAAAAAAGCCTGCTAATTAACTATATAAAAAAACGGGCGCTCATTTTTTGAAACGCCCTTTTTGGGTTCTAAACCGGTCAGAAAACAATTTAGCTCTATTGGGGTGAAAAAAGCAATACCTCTTTCCCATATATCTGAGAAATTGCCGCTATAAAAACCTTTTTATGGCTTGGACATTTTTTTCTATGCCATCAAAATTCCTGTTTTTCAACCGGTAGTCTAATTCCCAAAGCGCTGATTTATTGCTGTCGTATTTTAGTTTGTTTATGGCATCTTTGCAACTAAGCCATATATATTGAGTATGTTCGCTACTAATTTTTAGCTTCTTTGAAGATACCTCAATGCCAAATGCAAATTCCGGAATCATAATAATTTCTTTTCCCCATTTTAATCCACAAATATTTACAGCCGGTATGGCAGTGATAGATGCCAACCTGATATAACGTGACTTTCTATCAATAGATGCTTCCTCAAATGCCTCTCTCCTCATAGTTTTAATGGGTCTTTCATTCCCATCACCTCCTCCCGCAATACCTTGCCATATATTTAAATCTTTCCTTTTGAATATTGCGTAATAATATTTTTCTCCTTCTCTTATAAAGGGAAGTACTAAGACTTGATATGGTATTCTCATTTTTTTATATCTAAATGCTTTTTATAAAATTATTATCTGATTTTGATGTAATAGGCAGTTCAATGTAGAAAGTGGCGCCTTTGCCTTCGCCTTGGGATTCTGCGCGGATTTTGCCACTGTGAAGTTCAACAAATTTTCTGGCAACATTAATACCAATCCCTGTCCCCTCAACAAAAGTATCTATACCTGCTCGACCCCTGACAAATAATTCAAAAACACGATTTTTTTCTTCTTTGGTAAATCCTCTACCAGTATCAGAAATTACAATTTGGATTTTGTCTGCCCCGTAGGAAGCCAAAAGCTTTCCTTTGAGAGATGTTAGGTTTTGGATTTTAATA from Candidatus Parcubacteria bacterium carries:
- a CDS encoding alpha hydrolase, with translation MKASILFSGGKDCCLAAIMLSKFFEVELIICTFETLSNWKKAEEVAKKLEFPFRVLKLDRKILEEVAEQIVKDGFPANGIKHIHQHALEILAGQAELIADGVRRDDRVPVLSLSEIRRLEDKFNIHYIQPLMGYSRKTINILVDKFFEVKEYKSTDFIGAEYEFELREYIKRKYGAEKIKEIFPQDHTQSIVVDIKEKIC
- a CDS encoding UDP-N-acetylmuramoyl-L-alanyl-D-glutamate--2,6-diaminopimelate ligase yields the protein MTKEFIKKFIPSFLLDFYHLSLAGLGAFLYGFPSKKIKVIGVTGTNGKTTVVHFASNILERTGFKVASISSIKFKLGDKEWKNTLKMTMPGRLKLQKFLRRAVNTGCQYVVLEVTSEGIKQYRHRFIDFDTAVFTNLTPEHIESHGSFEKYKEAKGKLFQATKGIHIINLDDENAEYFLKFPANKKYTFGFDKGDINLNNTSIKLGLTGEFNKYNALAAISVGLSQGIDLEVCQKAVEEIKGIPGRMEKIVDKTFIVIVDYAHTPDALKNVYKTIQESMVNSQQSKVICVLGSAGGGRDKWKRLEMGKIAGKYCDEIILTNEDPYDENPNQILSEIKSGVTSYKLQVVRIILDRREAIKKAMTLAKSDDIVIITGKGCEPWMCISKGKKIPWDDREVVREELKHINKNLCALI
- the valS gene encoding valine--tRNA ligase, which produces MEKQYKAEKIEEKIYKLWEKGGFFNPDKLPGKRKKTYTIVIPPPNVTGELHMGHALQDVVHDILVRQKRMQGYRALWLPGTDHGGIATQNRVEKELKKKGKTRFDLGREKFIKRVWQWKEEYGNIILDQLKKLGCSCDWSRNRFTMDKDYVRAVEKAFLYYYKKGWIYRGKRVINWCPRCQTSLSDLELEYKEKKGNLWFIKYRLSEKKNKYVIVATTRPETMLGDTAVSVNPKDKRYKNLIGKKVILPIVDREIPIIADRIIDTKFGTGAVKVTPAHDLTDYEIGLRHNLESIQVIDENGKITENAPRLYQGLTVLEAREKILTELEKLGLLKKVEDYTHQIPKCYRCGATIELIPSWQWFLKMDDLAKLSIQAVKTGKVKFQSKRWEKPYLEWLKNIKDWCISRQIWWGHKIPLKGETDVLDTWFSSALWPFAALGWPKKTKDLKKFYPTDVLITDRGIINLWVTRMIFSGMEFMKKPPFRKVYIHATVLTKAGERMSKSLGTGIDPINLIEKYGADATRFGIAWQITDLQDIRFGEENIIMGRKFCNKLWNASRFVLQQISKPKDKVQSYWHLAKLGRFRTQNLTEADKKILKQLNRTIKSVNKDLDNFQFGQAAHKFYDFFWHDFCDKYIETSKKQTTSETQQVLVYVLVSSLKLLHPFMPFITEEIYQTLPLKEKKALIIEKWPG
- a CDS encoding HD domain-containing protein, with product MEEKEKIKKIVNFFFELLHLKRVPRSGLTTIGIKDIDSVAEHVFVAAQIAYVLGKMEEANAEKAALMCLFHDNGEARVFDINLLQSIYLTDKGVQESKALSDQIENLPGGQEIKGIYQEFEDKKTLEAIVARDADKLELAIQAKHYLERGEKDAKIWIDKVRSSLKTESSKKLLNVIENSDPNGWWKEIPEIKEKLEKNWQD
- a CDS encoding nucleoside 2-deoxyribosyltransferase; this encodes MEQENKKIRIFFGGSLFSIQERLFNKSLKQNLEKKGYEVILPQDLGIIFDKDGKIDCKAISERAKKEIIKCDILLANLDGPDQDSGTAVEVGIRIGINKPVVGWRTDIRTIEEDLHWNAMFEFCNKVVYSPGEFGEEEAGFDKLVIEIDKAIKDILIKEI
- a CDS encoding response regulator produces the protein MAKILLIEDEEILSEMYKDKFSEAKFKVISAFNAEDGLRLAHKEKPDLIILDIILPRGDGISFLKEMEKDEDISSITVVVLSNYDNPKTRKEARKLGAIDYLIKTDFTPTSLTKKIKEYLPC
- a CDS encoding tRNA uridine(34) 5-carboxymethylaminomethyl modification radical SAM/GNAT enzyme Elp3, producing MNINELIIKELLKNKSETLEDLAIIKRKIAKKYKVSFPSNIELLKAYHDLLKGKTCSAGSGQGIKRSEILENILRKRKVRSLSGVVVVSVLTKPYPCPGKCIYCPTEKGLPKSYLSGEPAVERAKRNKFNPYLQVADRLKSLKIQGHPIDKIELRIIGASFTAYTKKYQSWFITRCFAACNAEQRENEHETTRKIKSLEKEQKKNEKAKHRIVGISIETRPDLIDKNEILNLRKLGITMVELGVQTIYDDILKKCQRGHLVKETIKATKLLKNAGFKIMYQVMPNLPGSNSNKDFQCLKEIFQNPDFRPDWLKIYPCVVCKNTKLYQLWKQGKYKPYSDKQLINLLIQIKEILPYWVRVARLFRDIPAYHIKAGSKISNIRQVVKKELKKRNKFCRCIRCREVKEKYDPKEKIHLFRENYNASDANEIFLSFENKKRTKLYSLLRLRVLKNTTIVRELHTFGQMIPISEKALGAQHKGLGKKLIKEAEKITKQEFNLKKIAVISGIGVRNYYRKLGYRLKDTYMVKFL
- a CDS encoding RtcB family protein encodes the protein MISKKDFIKIHPVKSFAFGKRKSKILFNRVNNYLWEIPKSFRKDMRVPARIYSSEKMLEDIFRDESINQLINGATLPGIVKYGIAMPDCHEGYSVPIGFVGAIRTSNGVISPGACGFDINCGMRVLKSEHTENEIKPHLEKLAEEIQKQVPSGLGRGRKIKLSIQEIDKILEKGAPGLVEKGYGEREDAFYCESNGRLDWADASIVSNHAKERGRDQVGTLGSGNHFLEIQKVDEIFDKDAAEKFGLFENQILVMIHTGSRGLGHQVCTDYLKTMIPAMERYNIKVPDKEFVCVPFNSSEGQNYFKAMASAANYAWANRQMIAYYVRLTWRKILGEKEKLELLYDVAHNIIKKEKYKIDGVEIELAVHRKGATRAFPPEHPEIPEKYREVGQPVLIPGSMGTASYILVGQKTGEQAFYSTSHGAGRTMSRHQAIRTISGQEVINELKSKGIIVKCWSKRGIAEEAPLAYKDIHEVVDVVHRAGLSKKVAKLVPLAVIKGE
- a CDS encoding aspartate carbamoyltransferase regulatory subunit, which encodes MKVLKVPPIEDGTVIDHLPPWTALTVLRILGINEEKKYRNDLLVTTSMNVKSKRFKRKDFIKIENRELKPEEVDKIAVIAPKATINIIREKEVIKKWKVELPETIDGIISCPNDSCISNDKKEPISSIFNRETIEGELLRFRCEYCGKTIYPDDISKYIK